From Lewinellaceae bacterium:
GGCTGGCGACTCCGTCATGTTCTGCCTTGTCGCTCGCCTGTCGGCTATCACGATTTAAATGAATCCCCTGTTTATTTTATGAATACCAATGAGGCCCTGGAACAGGGTGGGCCACTATGTGGCAGGGACGACAGGTTTCATTCCCATTTATGGAGAAGTTGCCGGCGAGGCTGCAGTGAGGGGAGGGGGTATTGGTTGCAGGGTAAAGAAACTTTTCGGCAATACAGTAAAAACAACCGCGCAAAAAAGCCGGAATCAATGAAAAGCGCCGAACGCTAGTCTAAAAGAGTAGTATACACAACTGCCCTTTGCTTTGAGTTCAGATACCTCCAAATTGAGGAGAAATAATACGTCAAATAGCTGAAACCATGAAGGCCAACACTAATTTTCTTGCTGCAAACAACCCTGAAGATACTGCTGCCTGCACGCCAGGCCAGGCCTGCAAAGTAGAATACAGCGCTCTGCGGCAAACGATCCTGATAGAAGACCCCAATATGACGCTGTTGGAGGCTGCTGTGAAAAACAGGATACCTCACATGCAGGAATGCGGCGGCAATGGTCGCTGCACCACCTGCCGGGTAAAAATACTGGAGGGGCATCAAAACGTAGCGCCAAGGAATGAGTTGGAAAGCCGCCTGGCAAAGCTCCGGGGCTGGGACCCCTCGGTTAGGTTAGCCTGCCAGACAAAGGTAATTGGCCCGGTGAAACTGGAGCGCCAGATCAAGACCTTCTCGGAGATAAGCCGCCTGCAGGAAGAAATGGTGAAATCCGGAAAAGGAGAAGAGAAGGAACTGGCTATTCTGTTTTGCGACATGCGCAATTTCACGCCCTTTGTAGAGGGCAATATGGCCTACGATGTCGTGCACATCCTGAACCGCTTTTTCTCGGCCCTGGGAGAAGCCATACTGATGAACAATGGCCTCATCTATCAATATGTCGGCGATGAAATCGTAGGCGTTTTCGGCCTCGACAGTTCCGACAAGATGCACAGTTGCCTCGCTGCCATGCGGGCCGCGCTGGGCATGAAAGCTGCACTGGAAGTATTGAATCAGGATATTCGTAAAGAGTTCGGCATCCACATAGAAGTTGGCATCGGCGTCCACTTTGGGCCGGTGATCGTAGGCAAGGTAGGGCATCCGAGCCATCAGCAGTTCGGCATTATCGGCGATGCGGCCAATGTGGCCAGCCGGGTTCAGTCGGCGAATAAAGACTTGCAAACCACCATTCTGGCCACCGACAATTTTCTCTGCCAGCTACCAAGAGGCACAGCAAAAGTCGGCAGGGCCGAAAAAGTACACCTGAAGGGCAAAGGCGGCGCCACCCAGTTGTTCGAGCTGACGGGCTTCCGGAAAGAAGATGACTTGTTCCTGGTTCAGAAAACGACAGGGGCCCTCTTCAGCGACGAAGGCGCTTTCGCCCATGAATTTTATGCTCGCCTTTTTGCCGCGGCGCCGGAGGCGCAGCAGATGTTCCAGGGAAATATGGAAAGGCAGGGCTACCTCATGGGCCACATGCTCAAAGGCGCTATTTACGCGCTCAGCCGCCCCAGGAATGTAGCGCTTGGCTTTCGCGAGCTGGGCCGCCGCCACGTCCATTATGGAGTCCGGGAAGAGCATTACCTGCTGGTGCGTTCGGCCTTGATCGATACCCTGAAAGCCCGGCTGAAGGAGGATTATTCCGACCGGATCAGGGTGGCCTGGGAACGCATGTTCGACCTGGCATTCAAATTTATGAAAGAAGGAGCTTCGGGGAAAAATCGTACCGAAGCCGTTAAAAAAGAACCGGTCAGCGTGTAAAAAAACAACTATAATTTTTCATTTTCTTAAACCCTTAATCCTTTTTATCATGAAAACCGCAATGAAAACCGCTTCAGCAAAAGGCCAAAACAATCCGATTCCGGAAGCTAAAACCGATAAGCTGCCGCGCACCAGCATGCCTGCGGGCAAAATCGGGGCCCCCGCTATCTTCGACGCCCAAACTGGCGCTTATGTCATGCTGCCCGATGGCTTCATGATCAATCAATCCAACGGCAAAACCTGGATCGGCGGGTCGGCCGATGGCCAAACCTTCCTCCTGATCGAACGTTTTGCTGCATCTGATCAGGCCATCCCCACCATACTGGCCGAAGGCGACCTGGGGCTCTTCCTGGTTTCTACCCGCTCCTCTATCGACCAGGTCAGTCCCTCCATCGTCGGAATAGAGGCCAGGGGGGA
This genomic window contains:
- a CDS encoding 2Fe-2S iron-sulfur cluster binding domain-containing protein: MKANTNFLAANNPEDTAACTPGQACKVEYSALRQTILIEDPNMTLLEAAVKNRIPHMQECGGNGRCTTCRVKILEGHQNVAPRNELESRLAKLRGWDPSVRLACQTKVIGPVKLERQIKTFSEISRLQEEMVKSGKGEEKELAILFCDMRNFTPFVEGNMAYDVVHILNRFFSALGEAILMNNGLIYQYVGDEIVGVFGLDSSDKMHSCLAAMRAALGMKAALEVLNQDIRKEFGIHIEVGIGVHFGPVIVGKVGHPSHQQFGIIGDAANVASRVQSANKDLQTTILATDNFLCQLPRGTAKVGRAEKVHLKGKGGATQLFELTGFRKEDDLFLVQKTTGALFSDEGAFAHEFYARLFAAAPEAQQMFQGNMERQGYLMGHMLKGAIYALSRPRNVALGFRELGRRHVHYGVREEHYLLVRSALIDTLKARLKEDYSDRIRVAWERMFDLAFKFMKEGASGKNRTEAVKKEPVSV